A window of Rosa rugosa chromosome 7, drRosRugo1.1, whole genome shotgun sequence genomic DNA:
GTAAAGGGCAGCAAGGCGAACACAACCCACCTTGGATCgagtcctatggtggccggaggaggaagaacgaagccggcgaagtgGAAGGTGCGACGcgggctcggggagagagaaaagagaaaactttcccaaaatggaaagtcagatttttctgaaattttccggaaaaatcccatatgtaccaaaatggaaagtttttccgacagtcataacttcttcatacgaactccgatttccgcgttccgcatgtccacgaactcgtatcgacgcgctctacgatttcCATGAAGGAAgctctcacagaatctaaacatgtaaaaagtcaaacttcgtaaccccctaaaacgtgcacttcgaataattattcgtccgaaaataattccactccaccctcgaaccacgaaatcgtataacgaacactttattaattcccggaaaccattagaaattaataacgaatttccggggtcttacacTACTGCTTTTATGTATTAAGCTCACATTGCTAGGTATTCGATGAAAATCCTCGCATTGTAAATAGTATTAAACttagaattttctttttatttgtaaTTGATTGTGTTTGTCATATGGTTTTGGTTGCTGAATCCTGTTTGCTTCCTgttgatactttttttttttttttttttgatcgggttagttgttagtaactcacacacccatacagtggtatcccagcgccaggacacctgcaccgacattgcggcgaaagcctggcaaagccagactaatccactgcttCCTGTTGATACTTGTGTTCATTCTTTTCCTTGGTACAATGTGATTCTCAAGATATATTATCTCCTTATCTCAGTTTTTACCAAAGCAACTATTATCTTCATTATACTGTTTCTATTGTCTCGCTCTCCACCACTATTTTTGCTGCACCTATATCGGCATCACGTACtaaaccttttctttttttgacaaCTTACTAAACCTTTTCTTTTGGCCGGTCATTGCTTGCGTGAAAGCTCCAAAGTGCTGTGCACTTTATTGTGTTTTTCATTCCTCCTACAACCATCATCGAATTCGAATGTGCCGCTATCTTTCATTATGATTATCATCATCTACTGAAGTAGCATAGCTTGAATGGTATGTGTTATGAAAGTTCTATTTTATTGGACTAGTGTTTTCGTGTACTGAACTTGCATAACACGTATATTAGGTATTCGATGAAAGTCCTCACACTTGCAAATGATAAAGAACCGTCCTTTAGATCGCATTCATTATCTTAGAATTTTCGTTATGTGAAATTGATTTCAATTCTAATTGGCGTTTCTAACTTTGTGGTAATTGTATATTTTCAGGATAATTTTGATGAGTGCCTATGGATCTCTCAACTAATCAAACTTCAATGACTTCAAGCATGCATGTGGCGTCTAATTGGTTTTATCTAGCTACAATAGACGTCGTTTATATGTTGTCTAATTGTAGGGCTGTTGTGATTTAGCTTAAATCATGAACATGTAATGCGGCTTGATCGTGTGATTTGTTATGCTATGCTTCAAAATATTAGATCTTAAATGAGCTTATTTGGACTTAATTTGTTTAAGGTAATGACATCTATGACTTCATCTATCTCAGTCTCTTGCTTTACTCTTATGCCGATAGTTGAGCCAAGTACCTGAATTTGAGCTTCACAGATGTACCATCTTTATGCTTACCAATTACAACAAACTGATTTCTTAAAGAGGCGAAGAGTGTGGTGGATCATTTTCCTTTACAGATGCAGAGGTACCGGATCGATCCATAAAAGAAGGGCAGTTAGCTCGCTGGCAATTTGCTTATTTCCACCCATTTATGTTTTTGTCAGTTATATGAAACAGATGGACAAAACAAAGcgttttccttttcttgcaaaCCAAACAAGCTAGGGAACCTAATCCCACTACTTTCGGTTCAGGTTTGGGTGGTGCCAAACTCATCCCAATTGCCGATCTCTCCTTAGAGACTACTCAATAGGGAATGCTCAATCTCTAGTGTACAGGGGTCCAAATTTTTAATTTGTGAATTTGATGTGAATTACTGAAAGAATTTCAACAATATATGTGATCAAATTAAGTTTTGGACAAGTAAAAAGAATCAACAATTAATCGAATGGTATcagtataaaaaaattaaaaacaatgtCAAATAATCAATTGGGTTACAATGGTAATTTGCTCTAGCTGTTCAGTAATGGCATCCCACCAGAGCAGAGGCAGAGAAGACAATGACTTGTTCCTTCTTGGAGCTGGAAAATGGCAATTTGGTCATTTCGAGCCGCTCTTCTTCTGGCGCAGGAAGATTAAGATCTAACTCTAAAACACTTCTTGGCCTCTTGTTAGGTGCTTGAGGTTGCGGACTACTCAATGTTGGTGCTGTTGTTGTAGAGTTCATGAAAGTTCTGTGCCTCCTCATATGACCCCCAAGAGCTTGACCAGAGCTGAACTCAGCCCCGCACACTGAACACTCATGAACCTTGTTGCCTTTGCTATTGCCAAAACCCCTGTTCGATATTTGTAACGAAAGCGTTGTGCTTGTTGTGTTGTTGTTAAACCGACGATCATACTCATCTTGATCTTCCATACACGACAACGCTTTCTTCGGCTGCGCTTGTGTTGTGTTGATGACATTACTAGCCTTGGGTTTCTTGTGACTTGCTCTATGCCCACCAAGtgcttggaaagaagaaaagcaccTGTTACATGTCTTGCACTCATACACATATAACCCAGGAGCTGTATCAGCAGCAGCAACAGCCTTAAtaggttgttgttgttgtagtTGTTGTTGTTCTTGAACTTTTCGGATTTGTGTCTGACCCGACTGAGCCaaaagtatcaaacagtttgccatgtcttcttcttcttctgtagTGCTCATCTCTGTGAATTCAGCTGAGGTGGCCGGCGAGGCGGTTGTCTCATCATCTTGATCACTAACTCTAATTGGAGTACTAATCATACCcaattgatgatgatgatgatgatcttcaacatcatcaccaccacctGGACTAGATGAGCTTGAAGCTGTCGTTGTTAACACAATCGGAGATGACAGCCTCGGACGCTTGGTGCGCTTTCCTTTGATGATCATCATCTGGTTCTGATCCTCCTCAAGGTTTGCAGcctccatcatcatcatcatcatcttctagaCACCGCCACCAGCACAACCTGGATCACCGGAACCTTTCAGATCACAGAGAGAAAGAATCTAGAGAGATATATGGTGGGTAAAGAATGAAGCAAACGTTTGAGAAAGTGGGGTGTAATTATAGTGATGAATAATGGTGGTGAGGAGGCGAGTTTCAAGTGGGAGTctataaaaaagaaaagctaGTGTAGTAGTAACCGTGTATTTGCAATTGCCAACCTTGGCGTTTTTCCAACCTTGGAAGTTATATATAGATAGGCAATATATGAATTTCTATGTATATATCTGAATGATGCAGTGCActatatatttatacacataCAGGTGtgtattgagagagagagagagagagggagaggaagagaTGCAATGTAAGTATGAGGAAGCGAGGCAAGGAGTGAGATTCGGTTGGCTTTGAAGCAAACCCATTACTTTTTTCCAACGATTCCTTTCTGGAGTTTCAAAATTGGTTTGCATTGCAAGCCTGGACTACCACAGAATTTTTGCTTTTCTTGCTCGAgtgtgttttctttgtttgcacAAACTATTTTTGGGGTTCTGAACAGTGAGGTTTAACTAATCCGTAAAACTGTTCGTACCACATTTGTCTATCACATAACTATTCGCTCACTAAAACGTCTCGCTTACAGACGTGATTAACAGTTCAGTTTAACTAATTTTGCTGTAATTTGTTGGTGGAGATCTTTTAGTGACTTGTGAGGAGGGGATTTTCGTATTATTGATTAAATCAAATTAAGCTGCAGTAGTAGCTACATGTGCAGTTGACCCACCCACTTCATATTATAGGGTAATCACTCTTGGATGGACATTAGACCCAAAAATCACGCCACCCCTATTATGATGATCCAATTATTTGATTGACATTTTCTGCTCCATTCAATCATTATAGTGGCCAATTAATTCACAGGAGTagtaaaataaaacataaagatAGATTTAGTCTAAGTATGCAATTGAGAGTTCAGATTAATAATCGAATAACATAACATGTCacatcacatataattgagtaaACATATATTTCTTTTGTAATGTATTTTTTTCGAGCTAATAGATGAGTTGTACATTATACATATGACTTCTAAAAAGGCATGGTATGCTGCATGGATACTCAATCTCCTCCCATGATTGCGTAAAAACAATAACAGCAAGAGTATAAATACAACCAAGACAACATTATATTCTGGGAAACTGAAAGGGGAAAAGAGAAAAGTTTCTTCTCTAAGTATGTAGCAATATATACACTTTTACGTTCCTTTATTCTTTTCAACTCATAACACTTTTCAACTCTCAAGTTATGAACTTGTGAACAGCACTAGCAATAAAGTAGGGCTGGTCAGTTTATTATGTTTCTCCAAAAATGAACCAACCAATCGCAACAGAGagaattttaagaacagtacatgaacttaaggccactCCGAATTTTGGTGGCCAACGTTTATATAACCCAAAATAAGTACATGAACTTTTAATCCCGACCCAGTTTTCATACATGCCGTCACTAACACCGTTAACATCTATGCCACGTGGCATATTAATAAGGCATGGGTGTTAACGGTGTTAGTGACGGTATGTATGAAAACTGGGTCGGGATTAAAAGTTCATGTACTTATTTTGGATTATATAAACGTTGACCACCAAAATTCGGagtggccttaagttca
This region includes:
- the LOC133721190 gene encoding zinc finger protein ZAT5-like — translated: MMMMMMEAANLEEDQNQMMIIKGKRTKRPRLSSPIVLTTTASSSSSPGGGDDVEDHHHHHQLGMISTPIRVSDQDDETTASPATSAEFTEMSTTEEEEDMANCLILLAQSGQTQIRKVQEQQQLQQQQPIKAVAAADTAPGLYVYECKTCNRCFSSFQALGGHRASHKKPKASNVINTTQAQPKKALSCMEDQDEYDRRFNNNTTSTTLSLQISNRGFGNSKGNKVHECSVCGAEFSSGQALGGHMRRHRTFMNSTTTAPTLSSPQPQAPNKRPRSVLELDLNLPAPEEERLEMTKLPFSSSKKEQVIVFSASALVGCHY